In Pelomonas sp. SE-A7, one genomic interval encodes:
- a CDS encoding ornithine carbamoyltransferase: MQTTLLAPMTATDTASLLASARALRHARKSGHAGDLLKGKNIGLLTETPEDETARLFIQAAQGLGAQVALIRPSHAGLLRPESALATARMLGRLYELIECQRLPGAVVEQLRQHSGIAVLDSQASLEGDLHRPLEEVDEAEAQLLWLQALLLTALNR; encoded by the coding sequence ATGCAAACCACCTTGCTGGCGCCCATGACAGCCACCGACACCGCAAGCCTGCTGGCCAGCGCCAGGGCGCTGCGGCATGCGCGGAAAAGCGGGCACGCCGGCGACCTGCTGAAGGGCAAGAACATTGGCCTGCTGACTGAGACGCCGGAAGACGAGACCGCCCGGCTGTTCATCCAGGCCGCCCAGGGCCTGGGCGCGCAGGTCGCGCTGATACGTCCGAGCCATGCCGGCCTCCTGCGCCCTGAATCCGCCCTGGCCACGGCGCGCATGCTGGGCCGGCTCTATGAGCTCATCGAATGCCAGCGGCTGCCGGGGGCCGTGGTCGAACAGCTGCGCCAGCACAGTGGCATCGCCGTGCTCGACAGCCAGGCCAGCCTGGAAGGCGACCTGCACCGGCCGCTCGAGGAAGTTGACGAAGCGGAAGCCCAGCTGCTTTGGCTCCAGGCGCTGCTGCTGACAGCCCTGAACCGCTAG
- a CDS encoding OmpA family protein has translation MDAADSLSNRRLAAVSLGLMALLLGCSTPPPPATPAAAPAAPVVPAPAPVPPPPPPPPPPPPPPPPPTQPHAEAVLGAANTLFSKANLAPLEAGSTRYTVLVDPLVDGVSRMQTKTTQAMETRIVQLARSSYPQFEVKPFNAGNLAQSPLLIVGTFTPINQEGKTEGERDMYRFCLVMVDLKSGKLVSKAVTRSKMEGVDATPPPFFADAPAWTRDPVTEGYVKTCQASKPGDSIQPSYVEGLVVSSLIDEAVRAYNAQQYKNALALFNKAGSMGAGQQLRVLTGLYLSNWKLGLRDATAQSFGKLVDYGLAQGQLSMQFTFTSGSTVLPADGRGAPNHLWLKLIAQRLAEAKSCVEVGGHASRGGPELINERLSALRAEYVRKRLVDESAGLAKRSLAVGYGSRATLIGTGKDDPSDALDRRVELKLLACSG, from the coding sequence ATGGACGCCGCCGATAGCCTGAGCAACCGCCGCCTTGCGGCCGTGAGTCTGGGACTGATGGCCCTGCTGCTGGGTTGCAGCACGCCACCACCGCCTGCAACGCCGGCCGCCGCGCCCGCGGCGCCCGTGGTGCCTGCGCCGGCCCCGGTGCCGCCGCCTCCACCCCCACCCCCACCGCCCCCGCCTCCACCGCCGCCCCCGACGCAGCCCCATGCGGAAGCGGTGCTCGGTGCCGCGAACACGCTGTTCTCCAAGGCCAACCTGGCCCCGCTGGAAGCCGGCAGCACGCGCTACACGGTGCTGGTCGATCCGCTGGTCGACGGCGTCTCGCGCATGCAAACCAAGACCACGCAGGCGATGGAGACGCGCATCGTCCAGCTGGCTAGAAGCAGCTATCCGCAGTTCGAGGTCAAGCCCTTCAATGCCGGCAACCTGGCGCAGTCGCCGCTGCTGATCGTCGGCACCTTCACGCCCATCAACCAGGAAGGCAAGACCGAGGGCGAGCGCGACATGTACCGCTTCTGCCTGGTGATGGTGGACCTGAAGTCCGGCAAGCTGGTCAGCAAGGCCGTGACCCGCTCCAAGATGGAAGGCGTGGACGCCACGCCGCCGCCCTTCTTCGCCGATGCGCCGGCCTGGACCCGCGACCCGGTCACCGAGGGCTACGTCAAGACCTGCCAGGCCTCCAAGCCGGGCGACTCCATACAGCCCAGCTATGTCGAGGGCCTGGTGGTCTCCAGCCTGATCGACGAGGCGGTCCGCGCCTACAACGCCCAGCAGTACAAGAACGCCCTGGCCCTGTTCAACAAGGCCGGCAGCATGGGCGCGGGCCAGCAGCTGCGGGTGCTGACCGGTCTCTACCTCAGCAACTGGAAGCTGGGGCTGCGTGACGCCACGGCGCAGAGCTTCGGCAAGCTGGTGGACTACGGCCTGGCCCAGGGCCAGCTGTCCATGCAGTTCACTTTCACGTCCGGTTCCACCGTGCTGCCGGCCGATGGCCGGGGCGCGCCCAATCACCTGTGGCTGAAGCTGATCGCCCAGCGCCTGGCCGAGGCCAAGTCCTGCGTCGAGGTCGGCGGCCACGCCAGCCGCGGCGGGCCTGAGCTGATCAACGAAAGGCTGTCGGCCCTGCGCGCGGAATATGTGCGCAAGCGTCTGGTCGACGAGTCGGCCGGCCTGGCCAAGCGTTCGCTGGCCGTGGGCTATGGCTCGCGCGCCACCTTGATAGGCACGGGCAAGGACGATCCCTCGGACGCGCTGGACCGGCGTGTCGAACTGAAGCTGCTGGCCTGCAGCGGCTAG
- a CDS encoding caspase family protein — MALLRCWLSLVLLVGALGSAGAQEAVQPMLRVEAGTHVAAIRALATDARGELLLTASEDKTARLWRLSDRSLLRVLRPPIGADNEGKLYAAALSPDGTVAAVAGWSADNEVYLFDSRSGRMRGRIEGLPNVVNALAFSPDGKQLAVLSWGGAGLRLYASSDDWKTARPTSSDEAYGADAYGLAFSPDGRMLVSSAYDGALRQYALRGNSLWLQKTERIAGRPHGLAFSPDGKRLALGLADTAQALVLHGDTLATVWRSPVLEGGALPCVAWSRQGNELLAAGSWRSAPGRHGVQRWNLARASGSELAAASDSVTALLSAGGEVLFASGDASWGQVGGASVRSMRPDFRLPVAAGSSSLRLSSDARELSFATRFGGLAPVRFDLAGPAWRPAQPLDDKPAALLDVRDWQDSSSPKLAGRALSLGQGEVSLALGIDPSGRGFALGSNHRLRLYAANGQLLWNVRIPAPCFAVQLSRDQHWVVAGFGDGTLRWFRRKDGAETLAFYPHGDGKAWAAWTPDGRFSAGGGGERHIGWHVNRGTGEAAEFLPLERFSERYFDPLGVISALADKPRVRPLPDPRQGLKLPPVVAFLSPSDGSKVNEDSVRLDLHVMDQGGGVDEVRLMHNGKVVQTVGPKPAAPASRLHFELALESGRNEVKAVALGLDRTESAVAELTVQAPARPDRPKLRVLSVGVNAYRNSQLNLSFSVPDARGVANTFKALGRKLFADIAVSELYDGQATRAGILAQLADFSASKPEDVVVVYLAGHGETLGDDWYFIPHEVTQPEQADKLRSEGLSSQELSRAIKAIPARKVVVLIDACKSGAAIASFRGLEERRLLSQLSRSTGTHLIAATNKEQLAAELLNLGHGVFTYTLLEGLSGKAAAGGPDVTARKLMVYVEQTLPELSKRYRTEEQFPVVSSTGMDFPLVVR; from the coding sequence ATGGCACTGCTGCGCTGCTGGCTGTCGCTCGTCCTGCTGGTCGGGGCGCTGGGCAGCGCTGGCGCGCAGGAGGCTGTACAGCCCATGCTGCGGGTCGAGGCCGGCACCCATGTCGCAGCGATCCGGGCCCTGGCCACCGATGCGCGCGGCGAGTTGCTGCTCACGGCTTCCGAGGACAAGACGGCGCGGCTCTGGCGGCTGTCCGACCGCAGCCTGCTGCGCGTGCTGCGGCCGCCCATAGGCGCGGACAATGAAGGCAAGCTCTACGCCGCAGCGCTGAGCCCGGACGGCACGGTGGCCGCCGTGGCCGGCTGGTCGGCCGACAACGAGGTCTACCTGTTCGACAGCCGCAGCGGCCGCATGCGCGGGCGGATCGAGGGCCTGCCCAATGTGGTCAATGCCCTGGCCTTCTCGCCGGACGGCAAGCAGCTGGCCGTGCTGAGCTGGGGCGGCGCCGGCCTCAGGCTCTATGCCAGCAGCGACGACTGGAAGACCGCCCGCCCGACCAGCAGCGACGAGGCCTATGGTGCCGATGCCTACGGCCTCGCCTTCTCGCCCGATGGCCGGATGCTGGTCAGCAGCGCTTACGACGGCGCGCTGCGCCAGTACGCGCTGCGCGGCAACAGCCTCTGGCTGCAGAAGACCGAGCGCATCGCCGGCCGGCCGCATGGCCTGGCGTTTTCTCCGGACGGCAAGCGGCTGGCCCTGGGACTGGCCGACACGGCCCAGGCCCTGGTGCTGCATGGGGACACGCTGGCGACCGTCTGGCGTTCGCCGGTGCTCGAGGGCGGCGCCCTGCCCTGCGTGGCCTGGTCCCGCCAGGGCAATGAGCTGCTGGCCGCCGGCAGCTGGCGCAGCGCGCCCGGTCGCCATGGCGTGCAGCGCTGGAACCTGGCTCGTGCGTCCGGCAGCGAACTTGCTGCGGCCAGCGACTCGGTCACCGCCCTGCTGAGCGCGGGCGGCGAGGTGCTGTTCGCCTCGGGCGATGCCAGCTGGGGCCAGGTCGGCGGCGCCTCGGTCCGCTCGATGCGGCCGGACTTCCGCCTGCCGGTCGCCGCCGGCAGCAGCAGCCTGAGGCTGTCCAGCGATGCCCGCGAGCTGAGCTTCGCCACTCGCTTCGGTGGCCTGGCCCCGGTGCGTTTCGACCTGGCCGGACCGGCGTGGCGTCCGGCCCAGCCCTTGGACGACAAGCCGGCCGCCCTGCTGGATGTGCGCGACTGGCAGGACAGCAGCAGCCCCAAGCTGGCCGGCCGGGCCCTGAGCCTGGGCCAGGGCGAGGTCTCGCTGGCCCTGGGGATTGACCCGTCCGGCCGCGGCTTTGCGCTCGGCAGCAACCACCGGCTGAGGCTGTACGCCGCCAACGGGCAGCTGCTCTGGAACGTGCGTATCCCGGCCCCCTGTTTTGCCGTCCAGCTCAGCCGCGACCAGCACTGGGTGGTGGCCGGATTCGGCGACGGCACGCTGCGCTGGTTCCGACGCAAGGACGGCGCCGAGACACTGGCCTTCTATCCCCATGGGGACGGCAAGGCCTGGGCGGCCTGGACGCCGGACGGCCGCTTCTCGGCCGGCGGTGGCGGTGAGCGCCACATAGGCTGGCATGTGAACCGCGGGACCGGCGAAGCAGCGGAGTTCCTGCCGCTGGAGCGCTTCAGCGAGCGCTATTTCGATCCGCTGGGCGTGATCAGCGCGCTGGCCGACAAGCCCCGGGTCCGCCCGCTGCCCGACCCGCGCCAAGGGCTCAAGCTGCCGCCGGTGGTCGCCTTCCTCAGCCCCTCGGACGGCAGCAAGGTCAATGAGGACAGCGTGCGCCTGGACCTGCATGTGATGGACCAGGGCGGCGGCGTCGACGAGGTCCGGCTGATGCACAACGGCAAGGTGGTACAGACCGTGGGGCCCAAGCCGGCCGCGCCGGCCAGCCGCTTGCATTTCGAGCTGGCACTGGAGAGCGGACGCAACGAGGTCAAGGCCGTGGCCCTGGGGCTGGACCGCACGGAATCGGCCGTGGCCGAGCTGACGGTGCAGGCCCCGGCGCGGCCGGACAGGCCCAAGCTGCGCGTGCTCAGCGTTGGCGTCAATGCCTACCGCAACAGCCAGCTCAATCTCAGCTTCTCGGTGCCCGACGCGCGCGGCGTGGCCAACACTTTCAAGGCCCTGGGCCGCAAGCTGTTCGCCGACATCGCGGTCAGCGAGCTCTACGACGGTCAGGCCACCCGCGCCGGCATCCTCGCCCAGCTCGCCGACTTCAGTGCCAGCAAGCCCGAGGACGTGGTCGTGGTCTACCTGGCCGGCCATGGCGAGACCCTGGGCGACGACTGGTACTTCATTCCGCACGAGGTGACCCAGCCCGAGCAGGCCGACAAGCTGCGCAGCGAAGGCCTGTCCTCGCAGGAGCTGTCGCGGGCGATCAAGGCCATTCCGGCGCGCAAGGTCGTGGTGCTGATCGACGCCTGCAAGTCGGGCGCCGCCATTGCCAGCTTCCGCGGCCTGGAGGAGCGGCGGCTGCTGTCCCAGCTCTCGCGGTCCACCGGCACCCACCTGATTGCCGCGACCAACAAGGAGCAGCTGGCGGCCGAGCTGTTGAATCTGGGCCATGGCGTGTTCACCTACACCCTGCTCGAAGGCCTGTCCGGCAAGGCCGCGGCCGGCGGCCCGGACGTCACGGCCCGCAAGCTGATGGTCTATGTGGAGCAGACCCTGCCCGAGCTGTCCAAGCGCTACCGCACCGAGGAACAGTTCCCGGTCGTCAGCTCGACCGGCATGGACTTTCCGTTGGTCGTCCGCTAG
- a CDS encoding co-chaperone GroES: protein MKLRPLHDRVIVKRLENETKTASGIFIPDNAAEKPDQGEVLAVGPGKRNDKGEFVALNVAVGDRVLFGKYSGQTVKVDGDELLVMREEDLFAVVQK from the coding sequence ATGAAACTGCGTCCTCTGCACGATCGCGTGATCGTTAAGCGCCTGGAAAACGAGACCAAGACCGCTTCCGGCATCTTCATCCCCGACAACGCCGCCGAGAAGCCGGACCAGGGCGAAGTCCTGGCCGTGGGCCCGGGCAAGCGCAATGACAAGGGCGAATTCGTCGCCCTGAACGTGGCCGTCGGCGACCGCGTGCTGTTCGGCAAGTACTCGGGCCAGACCGTCAAGGTCGATGGCGACGAACTGCTGGTGATGCGCGAAGAGGACCTCTTCGCCGTGGTGCAGAAGTAA
- the groL gene encoding chaperonin GroEL (60 kDa chaperone family; promotes refolding of misfolded polypeptides especially under stressful conditions; forms two stacked rings of heptamers to form a barrel-shaped 14mer; ends can be capped by GroES; misfolded proteins enter the barrel where they are refolded when GroES binds) produces MAAKDVIFGGEARARMVEGVNILANAVKVTLGPKGRNVVLERSFGAPTVTKDGVSVAKEIELKDKLQNMGAQMVKEVASKTSDNAGDGTTTATVLAQAIVREGMKYVAAGMNPMDLKRGIDKAVAALVVQLKAASKATTTSKEIAQVGTISANSDGDVGQIIANAMDKVGKEGVITVEDGKSLNNELDVVEGMQFDRGYLSPYFINNPEKQAAILDNPFVLLFDKKISNIRDLLPTLEQVAKAGRPLLIIAEEVEGEALATLVVNTIRGILKVVAVKAPGFGDRRKAMLEDIAILTGGKVIAEEVGLTLEKVTLADLGQAKRVEVGKENTTIIDGAGTADVIEARVKQIRIQIEEATSDYDREKLQERVAKLAGGVAVIKVGAATEVEMKEKKARVEDALHATRAAVEEGIVAGGGVALLRARQAAGDIKGDNADQDAGIKLILKAIEAPLREIVYNAGEESSVVVNAVLAGKGNYGYNAANGTYGDMIEMGILDPTKVTRTALQNAASVASLMLTTECMVAESPKDDAPAGGMPGGMGGMGGMGMDM; encoded by the coding sequence ATGGCAGCAAAAGACGTGATCTTTGGCGGCGAAGCTCGTGCTCGCATGGTCGAAGGCGTGAACATCCTGGCCAACGCGGTCAAGGTGACCCTGGGCCCCAAGGGCCGCAACGTGGTGCTGGAGCGCTCGTTCGGCGCCCCCACGGTGACCAAGGACGGCGTGTCCGTCGCCAAGGAAATCGAGCTGAAGGACAAGCTCCAGAACATGGGCGCCCAGATGGTCAAGGAAGTCGCTTCCAAGACCAGCGACAACGCCGGTGACGGCACCACCACCGCCACGGTGCTGGCCCAGGCCATCGTCCGCGAAGGCATGAAGTACGTGGCCGCCGGCATGAACCCGATGGACCTGAAGCGCGGCATCGACAAGGCGGTCGCCGCCCTGGTCGTCCAGCTGAAGGCCGCTTCCAAGGCCACCACCACCTCCAAGGAAATCGCCCAGGTCGGCACCATCTCGGCCAATAGCGACGGCGACGTCGGCCAGATCATCGCCAACGCGATGGACAAGGTCGGCAAGGAAGGCGTGATCACCGTCGAAGACGGCAAGAGCCTGAACAACGAGCTGGACGTGGTCGAAGGCATGCAGTTCGACCGTGGCTACCTGTCGCCCTACTTCATCAACAACCCCGAGAAGCAGGCCGCCATCCTGGACAACCCGTTTGTCCTGCTGTTCGACAAGAAGATCTCGAACATCCGTGACCTGCTGCCGACGCTGGAGCAGGTCGCCAAGGCCGGCCGTCCGCTGCTGATCATTGCCGAGGAAGTCGAGGGCGAAGCCCTGGCGACCCTGGTGGTCAACACCATCCGCGGCATCCTGAAGGTCGTGGCCGTCAAGGCTCCGGGCTTCGGCGACCGTCGCAAGGCCATGCTGGAAGACATCGCCATCCTGACCGGCGGCAAGGTCATCGCTGAAGAAGTGGGCCTGACGCTGGAGAAGGTCACGCTGGCCGACCTGGGCCAGGCCAAGCGCGTCGAAGTGGGCAAGGAAAACACCACCATCATCGACGGCGCCGGCACGGCCGACGTCATCGAAGCCCGCGTCAAGCAGATCCGCATCCAGATCGAGGAAGCCACCAGCGACTACGACCGCGAGAAGCTGCAAGAGCGCGTGGCCAAGCTGGCCGGCGGCGTGGCCGTCATCAAGGTCGGTGCTGCCACCGAAGTCGAGATGAAGGAAAAGAAGGCCCGCGTGGAAGACGCGCTGCACGCCACCCGTGCCGCCGTTGAAGAAGGCATCGTCGCCGGCGGCGGCGTGGCCCTGCTGCGTGCCCGTCAGGCTGCTGGCGACATCAAGGGCGACAACGCCGACCAGGACGCCGGCATCAAGCTGATCCTGAAGGCCATCGAAGCCCCGCTGCGCGAGATCGTCTACAACGCCGGCGAGGAAAGCTCGGTCGTCGTGAACGCCGTGCTGGCCGGCAAGGGCAACTACGGCTACAACGCCGCCAACGGCACCTATGGCGACATGATCGAAATGGGCATCCTGGACCCGACCAAGGTGACCCGTACCGCGCTGCAGAACGCCGCTTCGGTCGCTTCGCTGATGCTGACGACCGAATGCATGGTCGCCGAGTCCCCCAAGGATGACGCACCGGCCGGCGGCATGCCTGGCGGCATGGGCGGCATGGGCGGCATGGGCATGGACATGTAA
- a CDS encoding DUF1631 family protein yields the protein MAHAPTLQSLVDDTLAALPMLARSIQDETQDELERRPQHFALLEGWRRQRGRFASNLEAAVRPMLELAKRGQDPLRRASSMSLDALSLVDEHQALQDVAIAHLIATVEDQCRPELHQLGNFFVALRGGTTSVKDDNPLRPALFAQAMYDALVDTHLDSEGRYALLKVAAVPLGSILQRHYAGLCTQLQAAQLSQMVSSYGVGGGQQDPRLRRMAELAKAQSGQQPAQATLDGLARKVSEINSRPQKFPAKPETPPVPGGLNFSPAAAGGAGGDLLTRLYDQILADPRLLPPVKALMARLQIPVVRLARIDPSLLRRQEHPTWQLLNRVAAHAMGFDNPNDERLQQFLQFMESRLAMLVATPSPSAQLFQQVLTQVDEHIGAQARQRSERSATALAALEREQMRDEWTQVLREQIGDQLIDAPVSPAIRSFLKTSWVDVIVQAMVLNGRDAPEAHAHIDTVDELLSSFEPCRSPSEGARLRARLPTLVQRLEKGFEEIALPAQKAQALMHELSQMHQRVLQGQPAAMPASAIRNVETRELSPEDLLNQLLTERESQMPSRWAHDQVDRGHLPTVPTQLYDADDSPEARAALSAWMDKIEVGNWYHLFIQSQWLTAQIAWISESRQFFLFVGQDAEDRHSLTRGALEKLLSNGLITSLEEETLVQRAVDTLMQGLAT from the coding sequence ATGGCCCACGCACCCACTCTGCAGTCGCTGGTCGACGACACGCTCGCGGCCTTGCCCATGCTGGCTCGCTCGATCCAGGACGAAACCCAGGACGAGCTCGAGCGCCGACCGCAGCATTTCGCGCTGCTGGAAGGTTGGCGCCGCCAGCGCGGCCGCTTCGCCAGCAATCTGGAAGCCGCGGTGCGGCCCATGCTGGAACTGGCCAAGCGCGGCCAGGATCCGCTGCGCCGCGCCTCGTCCATGTCGCTGGATGCGCTCAGCCTGGTGGATGAACACCAGGCCCTGCAGGATGTGGCCATCGCCCATCTGATCGCCACGGTCGAAGACCAGTGCCGGCCCGAGCTGCACCAGCTCGGCAATTTCTTCGTCGCGCTGCGCGGCGGCACCACCTCGGTCAAGGACGACAACCCGTTGCGTCCGGCCCTGTTCGCCCAGGCGATGTACGACGCCCTGGTCGATACCCACCTCGATTCGGAAGGCCGCTACGCCCTGCTCAAGGTGGCGGCCGTACCGCTGGGCAGCATCCTGCAGCGGCATTACGCGGGCCTTTGCACCCAGCTGCAGGCGGCCCAGCTGAGCCAGATGGTGTCCAGCTACGGCGTGGGCGGTGGCCAGCAGGACCCGCGTCTGCGCCGCATGGCCGAACTGGCCAAGGCCCAATCCGGACAGCAGCCGGCCCAGGCCACGCTGGACGGCCTGGCCCGCAAGGTCAGCGAGATCAACAGCCGGCCCCAGAAATTCCCGGCCAAGCCCGAGACACCGCCGGTGCCGGGCGGCCTCAACTTCAGTCCGGCCGCTGCCGGTGGCGCTGGCGGCGACCTGCTGACCCGGCTCTACGACCAGATCCTGGCCGACCCGCGCCTGCTGCCGCCGGTCAAGGCGCTGATGGCGCGGCTGCAGATCCCGGTCGTGCGCCTGGCCCGTATCGACCCCAGCCTGCTGCGCCGGCAGGAGCACCCGACCTGGCAATTGCTGAACCGTGTCGCCGCCCACGCCATGGGTTTCGACAACCCCAACGACGAGCGGCTGCAGCAGTTTCTGCAGTTCATGGAATCGCGCCTGGCCATGCTGGTGGCCACGCCCAGCCCCAGCGCCCAGCTGTTCCAGCAGGTGCTGACCCAGGTCGACGAGCACATCGGCGCCCAGGCTCGCCAGCGCAGCGAACGCAGCGCCACGGCCCTGGCCGCGCTGGAGCGCGAGCAGATGCGCGACGAATGGACCCAGGTGCTGCGCGAGCAGATCGGCGACCAGCTGATCGACGCCCCGGTCAGCCCGGCGATCCGCAGCTTCCTGAAGACCAGCTGGGTGGACGTGATCGTGCAGGCCATGGTGCTGAACGGCCGCGATGCGCCCGAGGCCCATGCCCATATCGATACGGTCGACGAGCTGCTGTCCAGCTTCGAGCCCTGCCGCAGCCCTTCCGAGGGCGCCCGTTTGCGCGCGCGACTGCCGACCCTGGTGCAGCGGCTGGAAAAGGGCTTCGAAGAGATCGCCCTGCCGGCCCAGAAGGCCCAGGCCCTGATGCATGAGCTCTCGCAGATGCATCAGCGGGTGCTGCAGGGCCAGCCCGCCGCCATGCCGGCCTCGGCGATCCGCAACGTCGAAACCCGCGAGCTGAGCCCGGAAGACCTGCTGAACCAGTTGCTGACCGAGCGCGAATCGCAGATGCCTTCGCGCTGGGCTCATGACCAGGTGGACCGCGGTCACCTGCCCACGGTGCCGACCCAGCTCTACGACGCCGACGACAGCCCCGAGGCCCGCGCGGCGCTGTCGGCCTGGATGGACAAGATCGAGGTCGGCAACTGGTACCACCTGTTCATCCAGAGCCAGTGGCTGACTGCCCAGATCGCCTGGATCAGCGAGAGCCGTCAGTTCTTCCTGTTCGTCGGCCAGGATGCCGAAGACCGTCATTCGCTGACCCGCGGCGCGCTGGAAAAGCTGCTGTCCAACGGCTTGATCACCTCGCTCGAGGAAGAGACCTTGGTCCAGCGTGCCGTCGACACGCTGATGCAGGGCCTGGCCACTTGA
- a CDS encoding patatin-like phospholipase family protein, with amino-acid sequence MNLRRVALAGGLGLLLLAAQVAAQTPEPAASVARPKLGLVLSGGGARGLAHVGVLKVLERERVPVDVIAGTSMGAIIGGLYASGMTADELERELLQVRWDRVFASRVDRQQLSQRRKEEDFEFSPVLELGLRDGELRAPQSTISSRGLEALLRRLTLPVRMVQRFDKLPIPFRAVATDMEDGHQVVVGEGDLALAMRSSMSVPGVFAPIEWNERILGDGGLVNNLPVDIARSMGAEQVIAVNVGTPLAARSALSSVVGLTGQMVNILTEQNVQRSLASLWMEDLLITPNLGKLTSADFERTRDFISQGEAAAEALLPRLRALALSEKDYVQWRLARLPTQPEAPSLEAVVFEGSDSTHPERFKAQLETQPGQMFDPAKAERDTRKLASSGDYVRVDYHVEQRPEGDTLVFLMEDKPWGPNYFRVGLDLSTNFAGESSFNLRLSHNRHWLTEHGTEWRNQLTVGQTPRYYTELYHPLLGRLDKSSDWFLSGWAELERRQITLYDPDSGQGLARLARQSGQLGLDLGQPWAQLGEVRFGLTHQRWRIEPKLLAVEVPDELLRQTWSETGVRLRTVVDQLDFANFPQRGYRVSFDAIAGLQSGTNTRRQHFSRFELLGTAAMSSGPHTLNLSTRLLQANQPSDSTQGPYTLGGFQQLSGYQPGQLYGNTLAFGRATYYLRMREAPVLTRGFFVGGSLEAGNAWNARTDASFKDLRYAASAFVGADTGLGPLYLALGHAPRGGTAVYLFIGRP; translated from the coding sequence TTGAACTTGCGCCGGGTCGCCCTGGCCGGGGGACTCGGCCTGCTGCTGCTGGCCGCCCAGGTCGCGGCGCAAACCCCTGAGCCGGCCGCGTCCGTCGCACGCCCCAAGCTGGGGCTGGTGCTCTCAGGCGGCGGCGCCCGTGGCCTTGCCCATGTGGGCGTGCTCAAGGTGCTGGAGCGCGAGCGCGTGCCGGTGGACGTGATCGCCGGCACCTCGATGGGCGCGATCATCGGCGGCCTCTACGCCAGCGGCATGACCGCCGACGAGCTCGAACGCGAGTTGCTGCAGGTCCGCTGGGACCGCGTTTTCGCCAGCCGGGTCGACCGCCAGCAGCTGTCGCAGCGCCGCAAGGAAGAAGATTTCGAGTTCTCGCCGGTGCTGGAGCTGGGCCTGCGTGATGGCGAACTGCGCGCTCCGCAGAGCACGATTTCCAGCCGTGGCCTTGAAGCGCTGCTGCGCCGGCTGACGCTGCCGGTGCGAATGGTCCAGCGCTTCGACAAGCTGCCCATCCCCTTCCGCGCCGTGGCCACCGACATGGAAGACGGCCATCAGGTCGTGGTCGGCGAAGGCGACCTGGCCCTCGCCATGCGCTCCAGCATGAGCGTGCCTGGCGTGTTCGCGCCGATCGAATGGAACGAGCGCATCCTCGGCGATGGTGGCCTGGTCAACAACCTGCCGGTGGACATCGCCCGCAGCATGGGGGCCGAGCAGGTGATCGCGGTCAACGTGGGCACGCCGCTGGCCGCGCGATCGGCGCTGAGCTCGGTGGTCGGCCTGACCGGCCAGATGGTCAACATCCTCACCGAGCAGAACGTGCAGCGCAGCCTGGCCAGCCTGTGGATGGAGGACCTGCTGATCACGCCCAACCTGGGCAAGCTGACCTCGGCCGACTTTGAACGCACCCGCGACTTCATCAGCCAGGGCGAGGCCGCGGCCGAGGCGCTGCTGCCGCGCTTGCGTGCCCTGGCCTTGTCGGAGAAGGACTACGTGCAATGGCGGCTGGCCCGCCTGCCCACGCAGCCCGAAGCCCCGTCATTGGAAGCCGTGGTCTTCGAGGGCAGCGACAGCACCCATCCCGAGCGCTTCAAGGCCCAGCTGGAAACCCAGCCTGGCCAGATGTTCGACCCGGCCAAGGCCGAGCGCGACACCCGCAAGCTGGCTTCGTCGGGTGACTATGTGCGGGTCGACTACCACGTCGAGCAGCGGCCCGAAGGCGACACCCTGGTGTTCCTGATGGAAGACAAGCCCTGGGGCCCGAACTACTTCCGCGTCGGCCTGGACCTCAGCACCAACTTTGCCGGTGAAAGCTCGTTCAATCTGCGGCTGAGCCACAACCGCCACTGGCTGACCGAGCATGGCACCGAATGGCGCAATCAGCTGACCGTGGGCCAGACGCCGCGCTACTACACCGAGCTCTACCACCCGCTGCTGGGCCGGCTCGACAAGTCCAGCGACTGGTTCCTCTCCGGATGGGCCGAGCTGGAACGGCGCCAGATCACGCTCTACGACCCGGACAGCGGCCAGGGCCTGGCGCGGCTGGCGCGACAGTCCGGCCAGCTCGGCCTGGACCTGGGCCAGCCCTGGGCCCAGCTCGGCGAGGTGCGCTTCGGCCTGACGCATCAGCGCTGGCGCATCGAGCCCAAGCTGCTGGCGGTGGAGGTGCCGGACGAGCTGCTGCGTCAGACCTGGAGCGAGACCGGCGTGCGCCTGCGCACCGTGGTCGACCAGCTGGACTTTGCCAATTTCCCGCAGCGCGGCTACCGCGTTTCGTTCGATGCCATCGCCGGCCTGCAGTCGGGCACCAACACGCGGCGCCAGCATTTCAGCCGTTTCGAACTGCTGGGCACGGCCGCCATGAGCAGCGGGCCGCATACGCTGAACCTCAGCACGCGGCTGCTGCAGGCCAATCAGCCCAGCGACTCGACGCAGGGGCCCTACACGCTGGGCGGCTTCCAGCAGCTCTCGGGCTACCAGCCGGGCCAGCTCTACGGCAACACCCTGGCCTTCGGCCGCGCCACCTACTACCTGCGCATGCGCGAGGCGCCGGTGCTGACCCGCGGCTTCTTCGTCGGCGGATCCCTGGAAGCCGGCAATGCCTGGAATGCGCGCACCGACGCCAGCTTCAAGGACCTGCGCTACGCCGCCAGCGCCTTCGTCGGCGCGGACACCGGCCTCGGCCCGCTCTACCTCGCGCTGGGCCATGCGCCGCGCGGCGGCACGGCGGTCTACCTGTTCATTGGCAGACCCTGA